In Malus sylvestris chromosome 15, drMalSylv7.2, whole genome shotgun sequence, a single genomic region encodes these proteins:
- the LOC126605594 gene encoding outer envelope protein 64, mitochondrial-like, with amino-acid sequence MAFVKTTLLKNGATCHGHTVMDELSFGITGENVHYGTHVNPQLQSHIPGGSSCGSAMAVAAGLVDFALGTDTTGCVRIPASFCGVIGYRPSHGVVSMLEVLPNSQSLDVVGIFARDPSILYRVGHVLLQLNFVEPKRARHLIFSDDLFQLSKKFLRRRQYMLSAKQSNIYPGTNLQASRTTSFLIAASGFWFVPGDLRRKRGTAGEDTRVSSRSTSTAFGVANGVSGMQSVLLSSKHLKAIQELLDEVVNVGKWDED; translated from the coding sequence ATGGCGTTTGTGAAGACGACTCTGCTAAAAAATGGGGCTACTTGCCATGGCCACACCGTCATGGATGAGCTCAGCTTTGGGATTACTGGTGAGAATGTGCATTACGGAACGCATGTGAATCCCCAATTACAATCCCATATTCCGGGAGGTTCTTCCTGTGGTTCTGCCATGGCTGTTGCAGCCGGTCTTGTTGACTTTGCTCTTGGAACTGATACAACTGGATGTGTTAGAATTCCAGCATCATTTTGTGGTGTCATTGGGTACCGACCATCCCATGGGGTTGTATCTATGCTTGAAGTTTTGCCAAATTCACAAAGTTTAGACGTTGTTGGAATCTTTGCCCGCGATCCATCTATTCTATATCGTGTTGGACATGTTTTACTTCAACTGAATTTTGTGGAACCTAAAAGGGCGAGACACCTTATTTTTTCCGATGATCTCTTTCAGCTTTCTAAAAAGTTCCTACGGAGAAGACAGTACATGTTGTCAGCAAAGCAATCGAACATCTATCCAGGTACCAACCTCCAAGCCAGCCGCACGACCTCCTTCTTAATCGCAGCAAGCGGGTTTTGGTTCGTTCCAGGAGACCTTCGCCGAAAGAGAGGTACCGCTGGAGAAGATACTCGGGTTTCGAGTAGGTCAACTTCGACGGCTTTCGGTGTGGCGAATGGGGTTTCGGGTATGCAGAGCGTGCTGTTGAGCTCAAAGCACTTGAAGGCGATACAGGAGCTGCTCGATGAGGTTGTGAACGTCGGGAAATGGGATGAAGACTGA
- the LOC126605800 gene encoding 2-alkenal reductase (NADP(+)-dependent)-like isoform X1, producing the protein MAASTEGVISNKQVILKDYVTGFPKESDMQLTTATTKLRLPEGSKGVLVKNLYLSCDPYMRSRMTKREPGASYVDSFDAGSPIVGYGVAKVLESGDPKFKKGELIWGMTGWEEYSVITSTESLFKIQHTDVPLSYYTGILGMPGMTAYAGFYEICNPKKGETVFVSAASGAVGQLVGQFAKLLGCYVVGSAGSKEKVDLLKNKFGFDNAFNYKEEPDLDAALKRYFPEGIDIYFENVGGEMLDAVLQNMRVHGRIAVCGLISQYNIDEPEGCRNLIYLISKQVRMQGFLVFSYYHLYEKFLEMVLPAIKEGKITYVEDVVEGLESAPAALIGLYAGRNVGKQVVVVSRE; encoded by the exons ATGGCGGCGAGTACAGAGGGAGTGATCAGCAACAAACAGGTGATACTGAAAGACTATGTGACCGGCTTCCCCAAAGAATCTGACATGCAActcaccaccgccaccaccaagCTCAGGCTTCCAGAAGGTTCCAAAGGGGTTCTGGTGAAGAACCTCTACTTGTCCTGCGACCCTTATATGAGAAGCCGCATGACCAAGCGTGAACCTGGCGCCAGTTATGTTGATTCCTTCGACGCCGGTTCG CCTATAGTCGGATATGGAGTCGCCAAAGTTTTGGAATCCGGGGATCCCAAGTTTAAGAAAGGCGAATTGATTTGGGGAATGACCGGGTGGGAGGAATACAGCGTCATCACTTCAACAGAGTCTTTGTTTAAGATTCAGCACACTGATGTGCCTCTCTCTTACTATACTGGAATTCTTG GTATGCCTGGAATGACTGCTTATGCTGGGTTTTATGAGATCTGCAATCCCAAGAAGGGAGAGACGGTCTTCGTTTCAGCAGCATCTGGAGCAGTAGGTCAGCTTGTTGGCCAATTTGCAAAGTTGTTGGGTTGCTATGTTGTTGGAAGTGCTGGAAGCAAAGAAAAG GTTGATCTGCTGAAGAACAAGTTTGGGTTTGACAACGCTTTCAATTATAAAGAAGAACCTGATTTGGATGCAGCTTTGAAAAG GTACTTTCCTGAAGGCATTGACATATACTTTGAAAACGTTGGGGGGGAAATGCTTGATGCAGTGCTACAAAACATGAGGGTCCATGGCCGGATTGCAGTTTGTGGGTTGATATCGCAGTACAACATTGACGAGCCTGAAGGTTGTCGCAATTTAATATATCTGATCAGTAAACAGGTTCGCATGCAAGGTTTCCTGGTTTTTAGTTACTACCATCTTTACGAGAAGTTTCTTGAAATGGTTCTGCCGGCAATAAAAGAAGGGAAGATAACGTATGTGGAAGACGTAGTGGAAGGACTTGAGAGCGCTCCAGCCGCTCTGATAGGGCTCTATGCCGGCCGCAATGTAGGAAAGCAGGTGGTTGTGGTTTCCCGTGAATGA
- the LOC126602655 gene encoding 2-alkenal reductase (NADP(+)-dependent)-like: protein MAASTEEVISNKQVVLTLPRDHVTSFPKESDMQLTTTTTKLKLPEGSKGVSVKNLYLYCDPCMRGCMTKRELGTNYVDSFNAGSPLTALLRAAPPYSIARWTGCCSNLIAPASNSSPCGRWGSREARWIGQPIVGYGVAKVLESGDPKFKKGDLIWGMTGWEEYSVITARVPFGTWDETGQAVPSHVWYAWNAAYAGFYEVCNPKMGETVFVSAASGAVGQQLVGQFAKFLGC, encoded by the exons ATGGCGGCAAGTACAGAGGAAGTGATCAGCAACAAACAGGTGGTACTGACTCTACCGAGAGACCATGTGACTAGCTTCCCCAAAGAATCTGACATGCaactcaccaccaccaccaccaagctCAAGCTTCCAGAAGGTTCCAAAGGGGTTTCGGTGAAGAACCTATACTTGTACTGCGACCCTTGTATGAGAGGCTGCATGACCAAGCGTGAACTGGGCACCAATTATGTCGATTCATTCAACGCCGGTTCG CCTCTGACTGCCTTACTAAGAGCAGCTCCACCGTATTCAATAGCTCGGTGGACCGGTTGTTGCTCCAACCTAATTGCCCCAGCTAGCAACTCCAGCCCATGCGGGCGATGGGGCTCGAGGGAGGCCCGGTGGATAGGCCAG CCTATAGTCGGATATGGAGTTGCCAAAGTTTTGGAATCCGGGGATCCCAAGTTTAAGAAAGGCGATTTGATTTGGGGAATGACCGGGTGGGAGGAATACAGTGTCATTACTGCAAGA GTACcatttggtacgtgggatgAGACGGGACAagccgttccgtcccacgtttg GTATGCCTGGAATGCTGCTTATGCTGGTTTTTATGAGGTCTGCAATCCTAAGATGGGAGAGACGGTCTTTGTTTCAGCAGCATCTGGAGCAGTAGGTCAGCAGCTTGTTGGCCAATTTGCAAAGTTTTTGGGTTGCTAG